The following coding sequences are from one Streptomyces dengpaensis window:
- a CDS encoding MMPL family transporter, translating to MATFLYKLGRLAFRRRHFVALIWVALLTLAGVGAASAPAAGNSSFSIPGTEAQKAFDLLDERFPGMSADGATARVVFKAPAGEKMTEADNKATVKKTVKELSGGSEVTSVANPYQAQAVSKDGTIAYAQVRYDVSGRELEDSTKEALEDAAQNARDAGLTVEIGGDALEATPETGSTEIIGIAVAAVVLVITLGSLVAAGLPLLTALIGVGIGVSAITALANVLELGSTTSTLAMMIGLAVGIDYALFVVSRYRAELAEGRDREEAVGRAVGTAGSAVVFAGLTVVIALAGLAVVNIPMLTKMGFAAAGTVVIAVLIALTMIPAMLGYAGRKVQPAGAKSKLLGGGRKSAPAHGSKPNMGTRWASFVVRRPVAVLLLGVVGLGAAAGPVSSLELGLPDEGSQPTSTTQRRAYDLLSEGFGPGFNGPLMVVGDAKGSDDPQAVEKTTIDDIKGLDGVVSVSPAAYNKAGDTFIITVIPDSKPSSTQTEDLVHSIRDEGAAIKADTDTDVLVTGATAMNIDFSQKMNDALVPYLALVVGLAFLLLIAVFRSILVPLKAALGFLLSVLAALGAVVAVFQWGWLAGLMGVEETGPIMSMMPIFMVGVVFGLAMDYEVFLVTRMREAYVHGEKPAQAIVTGFRHGARVVTAAAVIMIAVFAGFIGSSESMIKMIGFGLAIAVFFDAFIVRMAIVPAVLALLGKKAWWLPKWLDRALPNVDVEGEGLREQTKDPDPDEERELVRV from the coding sequence GTGGCCACGTTCCTCTACAAACTCGGCCGGCTCGCCTTCCGGCGACGGCATTTCGTCGCCCTGATCTGGGTCGCGCTGCTGACGCTCGCAGGCGTCGGCGCGGCCAGTGCCCCCGCCGCGGGCAACAGCTCCTTCTCGATCCCCGGCACCGAGGCCCAGAAGGCCTTCGACCTGCTGGACGAACGCTTCCCCGGCATGAGCGCCGACGGGGCGACCGCGCGTGTCGTCTTCAAGGCACCCGCCGGCGAGAAGATGACCGAGGCCGACAACAAGGCGACCGTCAAGAAGACCGTCAAGGAGCTGTCCGGCGGCTCCGAGGTCACCTCGGTCGCCAACCCGTACCAGGCACAGGCCGTCAGCAAGGACGGCACGATCGCTTACGCGCAAGTCAGGTACGACGTCTCCGGCAGGGAGCTGGAGGACTCGACCAAGGAGGCCCTGGAGGACGCCGCGCAGAACGCACGGGACGCCGGGCTGACCGTCGAGATCGGCGGTGACGCGCTGGAGGCCACACCCGAGACCGGCTCCACCGAGATCATCGGTATCGCCGTCGCCGCGGTCGTCCTCGTCATCACCCTGGGCTCGCTGGTCGCGGCCGGGCTGCCGCTGCTGACCGCGCTCATCGGCGTGGGCATCGGCGTCTCCGCCATCACGGCCCTGGCCAACGTGCTCGAACTCGGCTCCACCACCTCGACGCTGGCCATGATGATCGGCCTCGCCGTCGGCATCGACTACGCGCTGTTCGTCGTCTCCCGCTACCGGGCCGAACTCGCCGAGGGCCGCGACCGCGAGGAAGCGGTCGGCCGGGCGGTCGGCACGGCGGGCTCCGCGGTGGTCTTCGCCGGTCTCACGGTCGTGATCGCCCTGGCCGGTCTCGCGGTCGTCAATATCCCGATGCTCACCAAGATGGGCTTCGCGGCGGCGGGCACAGTCGTCATCGCCGTACTGATCGCGCTGACCATGATCCCGGCCATGCTCGGCTACGCGGGCCGCAAGGTGCAGCCGGCGGGCGCGAAGAGCAAGCTGCTCGGGGGCGGCAGGAAGTCCGCGCCCGCGCACGGAAGCAAGCCGAACATGGGCACGCGCTGGGCGAGCTTCGTCGTCCGCCGTCCCGTCGCCGTCCTCCTCCTCGGCGTCGTCGGCCTGGGCGCCGCGGCGGGTCCGGTCAGCTCGCTGGAGCTGGGCCTGCCGGACGAAGGCTCGCAGCCGACGTCGACCACGCAGCGGCGGGCGTACGACCTGTTGTCGGAGGGCTTCGGTCCCGGCTTCAACGGCCCGCTGATGGTCGTGGGTGACGCCAAGGGCAGCGACGACCCGCAGGCGGTCGAGAAGACGACGATCGACGACATCAAGGGCCTGGACGGCGTCGTGTCGGTCAGCCCGGCGGCGTACAACAAGGCCGGGGACACCTTCATCATCACCGTGATCCCGGACTCCAAGCCCTCGTCGACGCAGACCGAGGACCTGGTCCACTCCATCCGTGACGAGGGCGCGGCCATCAAGGCCGACACGGACACCGACGTGCTGGTCACCGGCGCCACCGCCATGAACATCGACTTCTCGCAGAAGATGAACGACGCGCTGGTCCCGTATCTGGCGCTGGTCGTGGGCCTCGCCTTCCTGCTGCTGATCGCGGTCTTCCGGTCGATCCTGGTCCCGCTGAAGGCGGCCCTCGGCTTCCTGCTCTCGGTGCTGGCGGCCCTCGGCGCCGTCGTCGCGGTCTTCCAGTGGGGCTGGCTGGCCGGGCTCATGGGCGTCGAGGAGACCGGCCCGATCATGTCGATGATGCCGATCTTCATGGTGGGCGTCGTCTTCGGTCTCGCCATGGACTACGAGGTCTTCCTTGTGACCCGGATGCGCGAGGCGTACGTCCACGGAGAGAAGCCCGCCCAGGCGATCGTGACCGGCTTCCGGCACGGAGCCCGGGTCGTCACGGCGGCCGCGGTCATCATGATCGCCGTCTTCGCCGGCTTCATCGGCTCCAGCGAGTCGATGATCAAGATGATCGGCTTCGGTCTCGCGATCGCCGTCTTCTTCGACGCGTTCATCGTGCGCATGGCGATCGTCCCGGCGGTCCTGGCCCTGCTGGGCAAGAAGGCCTGGTGGCTGCCGAAGTGGCTGGACCGTGCCCTGCCGAACGTGGACGTCGAGGGCGAGGGTCTGCGCGAGCAGACGAAGGACCCGGATCCGGACGAGGAGCGGGAGCTGGTGCGGGTCTGA
- a CDS encoding SsgA family sporulation/cell division regulator, whose translation MYAVEQYARAHIVTDTADTFDDEHRSVPVALRYDPEDDPRLVHITLPGPHEWVFARELLEQGLRVPASSGGVRIWPCGRVQAVLEFHSAQSVAVVQLDAKPLIRFLRSTYKAATPVAH comes from the coding sequence ATGTACGCCGTCGAACAGTACGCCCGAGCCCACATCGTCACCGACACCGCCGACACCTTCGACGACGAACACCGATCCGTCCCGGTGGCCCTCCGGTACGACCCGGAGGACGACCCCCGCCTGGTGCACATCACGCTGCCCGGCCCCCATGAGTGGGTGTTCGCCCGCGAGCTCCTTGAGCAGGGGCTGCGGGTTCCGGCCAGCAGCGGCGGCGTCAGGATCTGGCCGTGCGGCCGGGTGCAGGCCGTCCTGGAGTTCCACTCGGCCCAGAGCGTGGCGGTCGTACAGCTCGACGCGAAGCCCCTGATCCGCTTCCTGCGCAGCACGTACAAGGCAGCGACCCCCGTGGCGCACTGA
- a CDS encoding energy-coupling factor ABC transporter permease, whose protein sequence is MHVPDGFINAPVSAAAGVVAAGAIAVSLRGARRELDERTAPLAGLVAAFIFAVQMLNFPVAAGTSGHLLGGALAAILVGPYTGVLCVSVVLLMQGILFADGGLTALGVNITDMAIVTILVSYALFRGLVKVLPQGRRSVTAAAFVSALVSVPAAALAFTFLYALGGTTDVSIGKVATAMIGVHVLIGIGEAAITALTVGAVIAVRPDLVYGARGLRQPLKLRVDGELVDAPAPAVPVAARASHRKVWITGLVTSLVLAGFVSFYASASPDGLEKVATDKGLDKKVEEHAAADSPLADYGVKDVSDARISGGLAGVIGVGVTVVAGTGVFWAVRRRRTADASAGSVPEGV, encoded by the coding sequence GTGCATGTGCCTGACGGATTCATCAACGCCCCGGTCTCCGCGGCTGCCGGAGTAGTCGCCGCCGGTGCCATCGCCGTGAGCCTGCGCGGCGCCCGCCGCGAACTCGACGAGAGGACCGCGCCGCTCGCCGGCCTGGTCGCCGCCTTCATCTTCGCCGTACAGATGCTGAACTTCCCGGTCGCCGCCGGGACCAGCGGACATCTGCTCGGCGGTGCCCTGGCCGCGATACTCGTCGGGCCCTATACCGGCGTCCTCTGCGTCTCGGTCGTCCTGTTGATGCAGGGCATCCTCTTCGCGGACGGCGGCCTCACCGCGCTCGGCGTGAACATCACCGACATGGCGATCGTCACGATCCTCGTCTCATACGCCCTCTTCCGCGGCCTGGTGAAGGTGCTGCCCCAGGGGCGGCGCTCCGTCACCGCTGCCGCCTTCGTCTCCGCGCTGGTGTCCGTCCCGGCCGCCGCTCTCGCCTTCACCTTCCTCTACGCCCTCGGCGGCACGACCGACGTCTCCATCGGCAAGGTCGCCACGGCCATGATCGGCGTGCACGTCCTCATCGGCATCGGCGAGGCCGCGATCACCGCGCTCACGGTCGGCGCCGTCATCGCCGTACGGCCGGATCTCGTCTACGGGGCGCGCGGTCTGCGGCAGCCGCTCAAGCTGCGCGTCGACGGTGAGCTGGTGGACGCGCCCGCCCCCGCCGTCCCCGTCGCCGCCCGCGCCTCGCACCGCAAGGTGTGGATCACCGGCCTCGTCACCTCCCTCGTGCTCGCCGGGTTCGTCAGCTTCTACGCCTCCGCCAGCCCCGACGGCCTGGAGAAGGTCGCCACGGACAAGGGCCTGGACAAGAAGGTCGAGGAGCACGCCGCGGCCGATTCGCCGCTCGCCGACTACGGCGTCAAGGACGTCTCCGACGCCCGGATCTCCGGCGGTCTCGCGGGCGTGATCGGCGTCGGCGTCACCGTCGTCGCGGGCACCGGGGTCTTCTGGGCGGTCCGCAGGCGCCGTACGGCCGACGCGTCTGCCGGCTCGGTACCCGAAGGCGTCTGA
- the cbiQ gene encoding cobalt ECF transporter T component CbiQ — translation MGAGHAHKLYRHGHSPVHALPAHTKLAAAFGFVVVVVSTPREAMWAFALYAALLATVAYKARVPALFLLKRLLIEIPFVAFAVLLPFVAEGERVDVLGMSLSVNGLWGAWNVLAKGTLGVATSVLLASTTELRELLLGLQRLKLPPLLVQIASFMIRYGDVIADEMRRMRIARESRGFEARGVRHWGVLAKSAGALFIRSYERGERVHLAMVSRGYAGSMPVIDEVTASRAQWSYALALPFAALVVCLLGWTL, via the coding sequence ATGGGCGCGGGCCACGCACACAAGCTCTACCGGCACGGGCACTCGCCCGTGCACGCCCTGCCGGCGCACACCAAACTCGCCGCCGCCTTCGGCTTCGTGGTCGTGGTCGTCTCCACCCCGCGCGAGGCGATGTGGGCGTTCGCGCTGTACGCCGCGTTGCTCGCGACGGTCGCGTACAAGGCCCGCGTACCGGCTCTCTTCCTGCTGAAACGGCTGCTGATCGAGATCCCGTTCGTCGCCTTCGCGGTGCTGTTGCCGTTCGTGGCGGAGGGCGAGCGGGTGGACGTCCTGGGTATGTCGTTGAGCGTGAACGGCTTGTGGGGCGCGTGGAACGTGCTCGCCAAGGGAACGCTGGGTGTCGCCACCTCCGTACTGCTGGCCTCCACGACCGAGCTGCGCGAACTGCTCCTGGGCCTGCAGCGGTTGAAGCTTCCGCCGCTCCTTGTGCAGATCGCCTCCTTCATGATCCGGTACGGCGATGTCATCGCGGACGAGATGCGGCGGATGCGGATCGCGCGGGAGTCGCGCGGGTTCGAGGCCCGGGGCGTACGGCACTGGGGGGTGCTCGCGAAGTCGGCGGGCGCGCTGTTCATCCGCTCCTACGAGCGCGGGGAGCGCGTGCATCTCGCCATGGTCAGCCGGGGGTACGCCGGCTCGATGCCGGTCATCGACGAGGTGACCGCGTCCCGGGCACAGTGGTCGTACGCCCTTGCCCTCCCCTTCGCCGCCCTCGTTGTATGCCTGTTGGGATGGACCCTGTGA
- a CDS encoding energy-coupling factor ABC transporter ATP-binding protein, whose protein sequence is MDPVTTPSLEVAGLAFAYPDGHQALFGVDFTIGRGERVALLGPNGAGKTTLVLHLNGILSGGTGTVTVAGLPVGKRHMAEIRRKVGIVFQDPDDQLFMPTVREDVAFGPAAAGMKGDALESRVRMALEQVGMASFADRPPHHLSFGQRRRVAVATVLAMEPEILVLDEPSSNLDPASRRELADILRSLDVTVLMVTHDLPYALELCPRSLILSEGVIAADGKTGELLSNGELMRSHRLELPFGFDPRSVTMGA, encoded by the coding sequence ATGGACCCTGTGACGACCCCCTCTCTCGAAGTGGCCGGACTGGCCTTCGCCTACCCCGACGGCCATCAGGCCCTCTTCGGCGTCGACTTCACCATCGGGCGCGGCGAGCGCGTCGCCCTGCTCGGGCCGAACGGCGCCGGCAAGACCACCCTCGTGCTGCACCTCAACGGCATTCTGAGCGGTGGTACCGGGACCGTGACGGTGGCCGGACTTCCCGTCGGCAAACGGCACATGGCCGAGATCCGGCGCAAGGTCGGCATCGTCTTCCAGGATCCGGACGACCAGCTCTTCATGCCGACCGTCCGTGAGGACGTGGCCTTCGGGCCGGCCGCTGCGGGGATGAAGGGGGACGCGCTGGAATCACGGGTGCGTATGGCCCTGGAGCAGGTCGGCATGGCGTCCTTCGCCGACCGGCCGCCGCACCATCTGTCGTTCGGGCAGAGGCGCCGGGTCGCAGTGGCGACGGTCCTGGCGATGGAGCCGGAGATCCTGGTCCTGGACGAGCCCTCGTCCAACCTCGACCCCGCCTCCCGGCGCGAACTCGCCGACATTCTGCGGTCGTTGGACGTCACCGTCCTCATGGTCACGCACGATCTGCCGTACGCCCTTGAACTGTGCCCCCGTTCGCTCATCCTCAGCGAGGGCGTCATCGCGGCCGACGGGAAGACCGGCGAGCTGCTCTCCAACGGCGAGCTCATGCGCAGCCATCGTCTGGAGCTTCCCTTCGGGTTCGATCCGCGCTCCGTGACAATGGGCGCGTGA
- a CDS encoding MarR family winged helix-turn-helix transcriptional regulator, producing the protein MGAAGAAGLAGAAGSLLLDDQLCFALYAAQRAVTAAYRPLLEELGLTYPQYLVLLVLWERGETTVKELATALRLDYGTVSPLLKRLESAGLVRRERSAHDERSVRVTLTGRGELLRERAEGVPRALLAATGVEGADAVRLREELWRLAECAEGAALRGR; encoded by the coding sequence GTGGGGGCTGCCGGGGCGGCTGGGTTGGCGGGGGCGGCCGGGTCGCTGCTGCTTGACGATCAGCTGTGCTTCGCGTTGTACGCCGCTCAGCGCGCCGTGACGGCCGCGTACCGGCCACTGCTGGAGGAGCTGGGCCTCACCTACCCGCAGTACCTCGTCCTGCTCGTCCTCTGGGAGCGCGGCGAAACCACGGTCAAGGAGCTGGCGACCGCGCTGCGCCTCGACTACGGCACGGTGTCGCCGCTGCTGAAGCGGCTGGAGTCGGCGGGGCTTGTGCGGCGTGAGCGCTCGGCGCACGACGAACGCTCTGTGCGCGTCACCCTTACCGGGCGTGGGGAGCTGCTTCGGGAGCGCGCGGAGGGCGTACCGCGGGCGTTGCTGGCTGCGACGGGGGTGGAGGGGGCCGATGCCGTGCGCCTTCGGGAGGAGCTGTGGCGCTTGGCGGAGTGTGCGGAGGGGGCGGCCTTGCGGGGCCGCTGA
- a CDS encoding organic hydroperoxide resistance protein codes for MYVAEATAHGGRDGYVTSQDGQLDLRVAMPPALGGDGNGTNPEQLFAAGYSACFHSALVLVGRRAGYDLSGSTVAAKVGIGPNKQRGYGLAVALSVSLPVVGQDMAAKLVDEAHEVCPYSNATRGNIEVTILLG; via the coding sequence ATGTACGTCGCCGAGGCCACCGCGCACGGTGGCCGGGACGGCTATGTGACCAGCCAGGACGGCCAGCTAGACCTGAGGGTCGCGATGCCGCCCGCGCTCGGCGGCGACGGCAACGGCACGAACCCGGAGCAGTTGTTCGCGGCCGGATACAGCGCCTGCTTCCACAGCGCCCTGGTGCTGGTGGGCCGCCGCGCCGGATACGACCTCTCCGGCTCCACGGTCGCCGCGAAGGTCGGTATCGGCCCCAACAAGCAGCGCGGCTACGGCCTCGCGGTCGCCCTGAGCGTCTCGCTCCCCGTGGTCGGCCAGGACATGGCGGCGAAGCTCGTGGACGAGGCTCACGAAGTCTGCCCGTACTCGAACGCCACCCGCGGCAACATCGAGGTCACGATCCTGCTGGGCTAG
- a CDS encoding serine hydrolase domain-containing protein translates to MDVNGTVAEGFEPVRQAFVRNFEVLGDRGAAVTVYRDGHKVVDLWGGARDVDGTEPWRHGTAQIVRSATKGVAAAVLLLLVQHGELDLDAPVGQYWPEFKDAGKERTLVRHVLAHRAGLPVLDRPLTPAEAADPDLAAVVVAAQAPVWEPGADHGYHAQTYSWLTGELVRRVTGRSIGAWIADEIAGPLELDLWVGLPEAEAGRVGRVGQVEAPSAAGGLKTRPKRSVSEAYADPSSLTRRAFAAITPAPDENDPAYRAAVLPASNGIATAEGLARFYAALIGEVDGVRLFTPETVEAARAEHSAGPDRVLVVNTRFGLGYMLHGTASPLLTPGSFGHPGRGGALGFADPESGIAFGYVTNGFRKSVTADARAQALVGAVRTAIGA, encoded by the coding sequence GTGGACGTGAACGGCACAGTGGCCGAGGGCTTCGAGCCGGTCAGGCAGGCGTTCGTGCGCAACTTCGAAGTGCTCGGGGACCGGGGCGCCGCGGTCACCGTGTACCGCGACGGGCACAAGGTCGTCGACCTGTGGGGCGGCGCGCGAGACGTCGACGGCACCGAGCCCTGGCGGCACGGCACCGCGCAGATCGTGCGCTCGGCGACGAAGGGCGTGGCCGCCGCCGTACTCCTGCTGCTCGTCCAGCACGGGGAGCTCGATCTGGACGCTCCGGTCGGCCAGTACTGGCCGGAGTTCAAGGACGCGGGCAAGGAGCGGACGCTCGTGCGGCATGTGCTCGCGCACCGTGCCGGACTGCCCGTCCTCGACCGCCCGCTCACCCCGGCCGAGGCGGCCGATCCCGACCTCGCGGCCGTGGTGGTGGCCGCGCAGGCGCCGGTCTGGGAGCCGGGGGCCGACCACGGCTATCACGCGCAGACGTACAGCTGGCTGACCGGTGAGCTGGTACGGCGGGTGACCGGACGCTCGATCGGCGCGTGGATCGCGGACGAGATCGCGGGGCCGCTGGAGCTGGATCTGTGGGTCGGGCTGCCGGAGGCCGAGGCGGGGCGCGTGGGCCGGGTCGGGCAGGTGGAGGCCCCGTCGGCGGCGGGCGGACTGAAGACCCGGCCGAAACGTTCGGTCTCGGAGGCGTACGCGGATCCGTCGTCGCTCACCCGCCGCGCGTTCGCCGCGATCACTCCGGCGCCGGACGAGAACGACCCGGCGTACCGGGCGGCCGTCCTCCCCGCCTCCAACGGCATCGCAACGGCCGAGGGACTGGCCCGCTTCTACGCGGCGCTGATCGGGGAGGTGGACGGGGTACGGCTGTTCACGCCCGAGACCGTCGAGGCGGCCCGTGCGGAACACTCCGCCGGCCCCGACCGCGTCCTCGTCGTCAACACCCGCTTCGGCCTCGGCTACATGCTGCACGGCACGGCCTCGCCCCTGCTCACCCCTGGCTCTTTCGGCCACCCCGGCCGCGGTGGCGCCCTCGGCTTCGCCGACCCCGAGTCGGGGATCGCCTTCGGGTACGTGACGAACGGCTTCCGCAAGAGCGTGACGGCGGACGCGCGGGCGCAGGCGCTGGTGGGGGCGGTGCGGACGGCGATCGGGGCGTAG
- a CDS encoding penicillin-binding transpeptidase domain-containing protein, producing MGKRRRVAERRKTKQPAVYGGLIAVVVAGGAFGAYSLFDGGAAAEDRASTTADGESARTGPLTATEVRTATAAFLDAWQSGDVAKAAAATDDSAAATTVLTGYGKDARITGVKLTSGKRSGASVPFSVKATVTYKDKSEPLAYESNLTVVRSAKDGTPLVGWKPSVVHPDLQDGDRLVTGESGAPPVTALDRDGEELTTEKYPSLGTVLDGLREKYGKTAGGKAGIELRVVRKAAEKGTQKSPDKTLVTLSEGTPGTVKTTLSPALQAEAEKQVAAKSKASVVVMRPSTGEILAVANTGHGFNTAFQGSLAPGSTMKVITASMLFDKGLASADKKHPCPKTSTYGGWKFHNDDDFEIKDGTFKASFARSCNTAFITQAEKLKNDDLTKQAQQVFGLGLNNWAIGVPSFDGAVPVQSAAQMAASLMGQGGVRMNPLNMASVSATVQAGTFHQPYLVSPTVDNRTLAKASRTLSASTLSQLRDVMQYTAAAGTAAEAMSGLGPDYGAKTGSAEVDNQDKPNGWFTAYKGDLAAAGVVQQGGHGSDTAGPIVAALLKAGS from the coding sequence GTGGGCAAGAGAAGGCGCGTCGCCGAGCGACGGAAGACGAAGCAGCCCGCCGTTTACGGCGGGCTGATCGCCGTGGTCGTGGCCGGCGGGGCGTTCGGCGCCTACAGCCTGTTCGACGGCGGTGCGGCGGCCGAGGACAGGGCCTCGACGACCGCCGACGGCGAGTCCGCCCGGACGGGCCCGCTGACGGCCACCGAGGTGCGCACCGCGACCGCCGCCTTCCTCGACGCCTGGCAGAGCGGTGACGTCGCGAAGGCCGCCGCCGCCACCGACGACTCGGCGGCCGCGACGACCGTCCTGACCGGCTACGGCAAGGACGCGCGCATCACCGGCGTGAAGCTGACGAGCGGCAAGCGCTCGGGCGCCTCCGTCCCGTTCTCCGTCAAGGCCACCGTCACCTACAAGGACAAGAGCGAGCCGCTTGCGTACGAGTCGAACCTGACGGTCGTACGGAGCGCCAAGGACGGCACCCCGCTGGTCGGCTGGAAGCCGTCCGTCGTCCACCCGGACCTGCAGGACGGCGACCGGCTCGTCACGGGCGAGTCGGGTGCGCCGCCGGTCACCGCCCTCGACCGCGACGGCGAGGAGCTGACCACCGAGAAGTACCCCTCCCTGGGGACGGTTCTCGACGGGCTGCGCGAGAAGTACGGCAAGACGGCCGGGGGCAAGGCGGGCATCGAGCTGCGCGTGGTCCGCAAGGCCGCGGAGAAGGGCACCCAGAAGAGCCCCGACAAGACCCTGGTCACGCTCAGCGAGGGCACCCCGGGGACCGTGAAGACGACGCTCAGCCCGGCCCTCCAGGCCGAAGCCGAGAAGCAGGTGGCCGCCAAGTCCAAGGCGTCGGTGGTCGTGATGCGCCCCTCGACCGGCGAGATCCTCGCCGTCGCGAACACCGGCCACGGCTTCAACACCGCCTTCCAGGGCTCCCTCGCCCCCGGCTCCACGATGAAGGTCATCACGGCGTCGATGCTCTTCGACAAGGGCCTGGCCTCGGCCGACAAGAAGCACCCGTGCCCCAAGACCTCGACGTACGGCGGATGGAAGTTCCACAACGACGACGACTTCGAGATCAAGGACGGCACGTTCAAGGCGAGCTTCGCGCGGTCCTGCAACACGGCCTTCATCACCCAGGCGGAGAAGCTGAAGAACGACGACCTGACCAAGCAGGCCCAGCAGGTCTTCGGGCTCGGCCTGAACAACTGGGCCATCGGCGTCCCGTCCTTCGACGGAGCGGTGCCGGTGCAGAGCGCCGCGCAGATGGCGGCGTCGCTGATGGGCCAGGGCGGGGTCCGTATGAACCCGCTGAACATGGCGTCGGTCTCCGCCACGGTCCAGGCGGGCACCTTCCACCAGCCCTACCTGGTCTCTCCGACGGTGGACAACCGCACCCTGGCCAAGGCGTCCCGCACCCTGTCCGCCTCCACGCTCTCCCAGCTCCGCGACGTCATGCAGTACACGGCCGCCGCCGGCACCGCCGCCGAGGCCATGTCCGGCCTCGGCCCTGACTACGGCGCCAAGACCGGCTCCGCCGAGGTCGACAACCAGGACAAGCCGAACGGCTGGTTCACGGCCTACAAGGGCGACTTGGCGGCCGCGGGCGTCGTACAGCAGGGCGGACACGGCAGCGACACAGCGGGACCGATCGTGGCGGCACTGCTGAAGGCGGGGAGCTGA
- a CDS encoding penicillin-binding transpeptidase domain-containing protein codes for MRKGAKAAVVGGVFAVMVGGAGYGAYNVVSAVSGGGGSGAGGPAAAETGPPSGAEVKETSGKFFAAWEKGDAAEAASYTDFAENAEGLLAGYRADAHLTDVKITPGTPSGTTVPFSVKATVSYDGKSKPFSYDSELTVVRGQTTGNALVDWRPSVVHPELEDGDTLVTGESASPVIEAVDRNNVVLTKEKYPSLGPILGALRDKYGATAGGSPGIELTIRRGSEESADRTLVTLAKGQAGKVRTTLSATAQATAEKAVARYSESSVVAVKPSTGEVLAVANHREDGFNAAFLGKLAPGSTMKIITAAMLIDNGVTTMNGPAPCPPTATWQSQTFHNLTDMAPNEGASLANSFMRSCNTAFVKLIDGTDASPLTDESLTTEAQTRFGLGQDNWKTGIPSFDGSVPASGGPDRAANAIGQGQVQMSPLNMASVTATAITGTFRQPVIVPLELDDREPARAKGLPMNTVAQLKRMMRLTATSGTAARVMAGLGGDIGAKTGSAEVDEQAKSNSWFTGYRGDVAAAAMTQEGGRGGDAAGPIVAAVLRTGG; via the coding sequence ATGCGCAAGGGGGCAAAGGCTGCCGTCGTCGGCGGCGTGTTCGCCGTGATGGTGGGCGGCGCCGGGTACGGGGCGTACAACGTCGTCAGCGCGGTCAGCGGGGGCGGCGGCTCGGGCGCGGGCGGACCCGCCGCGGCGGAGACCGGGCCGCCGAGCGGTGCGGAGGTCAAGGAGACCAGCGGCAAGTTCTTCGCGGCCTGGGAGAAGGGCGACGCGGCCGAGGCGGCGTCGTACACCGACTTCGCGGAGAACGCCGAAGGCTTGCTGGCCGGTTACCGCGCCGACGCGCACCTCACCGACGTGAAGATCACCCCGGGTACGCCGTCCGGCACGACCGTGCCGTTCTCGGTGAAGGCGACGGTGTCGTACGACGGGAAGAGCAAGCCCTTCTCGTACGACTCCGAACTGACCGTCGTACGCGGGCAGACCACCGGCAACGCGCTGGTCGACTGGCGGCCGTCCGTCGTCCACCCGGAGCTGGAGGACGGGGACACGCTGGTCACGGGCGAGTCGGCGAGTCCGGTGATCGAGGCCGTGGACCGCAACAACGTTGTCCTGACGAAGGAGAAGTACCCCTCCCTGGGGCCGATCCTGGGCGCGCTGCGCGACAAGTACGGCGCCACGGCGGGCGGTTCACCCGGCATCGAGCTGACCATCCGGCGCGGGAGCGAGGAGAGCGCCGACAGGACCCTCGTGACCCTTGCCAAGGGGCAGGCGGGCAAGGTCCGTACGACGCTCAGCGCCACCGCGCAGGCCACCGCGGAGAAGGCGGTCGCGCGGTACTCCGAGTCGTCCGTGGTGGCGGTGAAGCCGAGCACCGGTGAGGTGCTGGCGGTCGCCAACCACCGGGAGGACGGCTTCAACGCGGCGTTCCTCGGCAAGCTCGCGCCCGGCTCCACGATGAAGATCATCACCGCGGCCATGCTCATCGACAACGGCGTGACCACGATGAACGGCCCGGCGCCCTGCCCGCCGACCGCCACCTGGCAGAGCCAGACCTTCCACAACCTCACGGACATGGCCCCCAACGAGGGCGCCAGCCTCGCCAACAGCTTCATGCGGTCCTGCAACACGGCCTTCGTGAAGCTCATCGACGGCACCGACGCGAGCCCGCTCACGGACGAGTCGCTCACGACCGAGGCGCAGACGCGGTTCGGCCTCGGTCAGGACAACTGGAAGACCGGCATCCCGTCCTTCGACGGCAGCGTCCCCGCCTCCGGCGGCCCGGACCGCGCGGCGAACGCGATCGGCCAGGGCCAGGTCCAGATGAGCCCGCTGAACATGGCCTCGGTGACGGCGACCGCCATCACCGGCACGTTCCGCCAGCCGGTCATCGTGCCGCTGGAGCTCGACGACCGCGAGCCCGCGCGGGCGAAGGGCCTGCCGATGAACACCGTCGCGCAGCTCAAGCGGATGATGCGGCTCACCGCGACGAGCGGCACCGCTGCTCGCGTCATGGCCGGGCTCGGCGGCGACATCGGCGCCAAGACCGGCTCCGCCGAGGTCGACGAACAGGCCAAGTCCAACAGCTGGTTCACCGGTTACCGGGGCGACGTCGCGGCCGCGGCCATGACGCAGGAGGGCGGCCGCGGCGGCGACGCCGCGGGCCCGATCGTCGCAGCTGTGCTACGAACTGGTGGCTGA